AGCCAGTTTTTTGCATATTCACGGCGCAGCCGTGATTAACGCATAGTAACGAACTCTTCCGCCGCCGTCGGATGGATAGCAACGGTGTTATCGAAGTCTTTTTTAGTTGCGCCCATTTTCAGCGCGACAGCAAAGCCTTGCAACATCTCATCCATACCAAACCCGATACCGTGGATCCCGACGATTTTCTCCTCAGGTCCTACGCAAACCAGCTTCATACGGCATGCCTGGCGGTGGCTGGTAACGGCGGTAAACATCGCGGTAAACGATGATTTATAAACCTTAACCGCATCATCGCCAAACTGCTCGCGCGCCTGCGGCTCGGTCAGACCGACGGTGCCAATTGGCGGATGGCTGAATACCACGGTGGCGATATTTTCGTAGTCCAGATGCTCCTGAGGCTTGTTGTTAAACAGGCGCTCAGACAGGCGACGACCGGCGGCAACCGCAACCGGGGTCAGCTCTACGTGCCCGGTATTGTCGCCAACGGCGTAGATGCCGGCCACGTTAGTATTCTGGAATTTATCGACCTTAATATAGCCTTTATCGTCGGTTGCAACGCCGGTCACGCTGAGGTTAAAGCTGTCGTTTGCCGGTTCGCGGCCAATGGCCCAAATCAGGCTATCTACGGTCAGAGTGCGGCCATCTTCCAGAGTCAGAGTCAGGCTACCGTCGCCATTTTTAACCACAGATTTCGGAATAGCCTGGGTGTGCAGAGTTGGCCCTTCGGCAGCCATGAT
This genomic interval from Salmonella enterica subsp. enterica serovar Choleraesuis contains the following:
- the gor gene encoding glutathione-disulfide reductase translates to MTKHYDYIALGGGSGGIASINRAAMHGKKCALIEAKELGGTCVNVGCVPKKVMWHAAQIREAITMYGPDYGFDTTINRFDWKTLIASRTAYIDRIHTSYENGLGNNKVDVYRGFGRFIDAHTIEVNGEQLTADHILIATGGRPGHPNIPGAELGIDSDGFFELPELPKRVAVVGAGYIAVELAGVINGLGSETHLLVRKHAPLRSFDPMLSETLVEIMAAEGPTLHTQAIPKSVVKNGDGSLTLTLEDGRTLTVDSLIWAIGREPANDSFNLSVTGVATDDKGYIKVDKFQNTNVAGIYAVGDNTGHVELTPVAVAAGRRLSERLFNNKPQEHLDYENIATVVFSHPPIGTVGLTEPQAREQFGDDAVKVYKSSFTAMFTAVTSHRQACRMKLVCVGPEEKIVGIHGIGFGMDEMLQGFAVALKMGATKKDFDNTVAIHPTAAEEFVTMR